The Skermanella pratensis genome has a window encoding:
- a CDS encoding DsbA family oxidoreductase, with protein MIVEIYSDLICPWCYIGKHRLELALAERAKLPLERRWQPYELNPDMAPAGIDRVAYLAAKFGGIERARQVYGVIEETAAKDGIPIRLDRIRRTPNTLAAHRLVRLAGRSGLADVMTDLLFQAYFIESLDIGDRDVLLAKAAQAGLDPDLTRDYLGSNLDVAAIRATESVARQLGIQAVPCFIFNRRYALAGAQEPTAFMPLLDLAAEEVETVAQQVTPQA; from the coding sequence TACATCGGCAAGCACAGGCTGGAGCTCGCGCTCGCGGAGCGCGCCAAGCTCCCGCTGGAGCGCCGCTGGCAGCCCTATGAGCTGAACCCGGACATGGCGCCGGCCGGGATCGACCGCGTTGCCTATCTCGCCGCGAAGTTCGGCGGCATCGAGCGGGCGCGGCAGGTCTATGGCGTGATCGAGGAGACCGCGGCGAAGGACGGCATCCCGATCCGGCTCGACCGCATCCGGCGCACGCCCAATACGCTGGCGGCACACCGGCTGGTCCGGCTGGCCGGCCGCTCCGGCCTCGCCGACGTCATGACCGACCTCCTGTTCCAAGCCTACTTCATCGAGAGCCTGGACATAGGCGACCGTGACGTCCTGCTCGCCAAGGCGGCGCAGGCCGGTCTCGACCCGGACCTCACACGCGACTACCTGGGGAGCAACCTAGACGTGGCGGCGATCCGGGCAACTGAGTCTGTCGCCCGGCAACTGGGCATCCAGGCCGTCCCCTGCTTCATCTTCAACCGGCGCTATGCCCTTGCCGGCGCCCAGGAGCCGACCGCCTTCATGCCTCTGCTCGACCTCGCGGCGGAGGAGGTCGAGACGGTCGCCCAGCAGGTCACCCCGCAGGCATAG